Sequence from the Chloroflexota bacterium genome:
GTAGGATTAACTGTAAGCTGTTGACAGGGGATTCAGAGGCTTGAAGCCTCCCGCGTGGGGCCTGGGAGCGTCCCCAGTCCCCTTTTTTCAAACCTGCTCTTGATCGCAGTTAGATCTATATTAATCACTATTCAATGACTAATACTATTCAAAAGGAGGAAGCGATTTATGGCTAGGATAGGTATAAATGGTTTTGGGAGAATTGGACGGCAGGTTTTAAAGGCTATTGGGGAACGACATTCGAACGAGATAGAGGTGGTGGCCGTAAATGACCTGGCCGATACAAAGACGAACGCCCATCTGTTCAAGTATGACTCCAATTATGGTGTTTTCCCTGGTAGGGTCGAGGCTACTGATGACGCGATCAAGATCGATGATAAGGTGATACGTGTTCTAGCGGAAAAGGACCCAGGGGCCATCAACTGGAGATCGTTAGGTGTGGATATCGTCGTCGAATCAACGGGTGTGTTCACCGATGCGACCAAGGCGGCGTCTCATCTGAAAGGCGGGGTGAAGAAAGTGATCATCACTGCGCCGGCGAAGAATGAGGATCTAACTATTGTGATGGGGGTAAACGAACACAAATATGATCCAAGATCGCATAACATCATTTCTAATGCTTCCTGTACGACTAACTGTCTGGCGCCGGTTGCTAAGGTTATCTACGATAATTTCGGTATTCGGCGTGGTTTGATGACAACGGTCCACTCGTACACGAATGATCAACGGGTTCTTGATGTGGTGCACAAGGATCTGCGTCGTGCTCGAGCGGCTGCTCTAAATATTATCCCAACCACCACGGGCGCGGCGAGAGCAGTAGCCCTGGTCATCCCAGAATTGAAGGGTAAATTTGAGGGTATCTCCTTGCGTGTGCCCACCCCAACCGTTTCCATCGTCGACTTTGTCGCTGAGACAGAACAAAGTGCTACTGTGGAGCAAGTGAATGAGGCCTTGAAGAAAGCGGCGCAGGGCCGCCTGAAAGGCATTTTAGACTACTGTGAGGAGCCGCTTGTCTCAGTAGATTTCAAGGGGAATCCAGCCTCTTCTATTGTGGATGCCCTGTCAACTATGGTTCTGGGAGGCGATATGGTTAAGGTGCTTGCCTGGTATGATAACGAGTGGGGCTTCAGCTGCCGTGTCGCCGACCTCATCGCCTACATAGTTAAAAAGGGTCTCTAGAAACGAACCACCCGCGAGGGCCCACGGGGAATCGGAACAAGTCTGGGAGAAATAGTCATGAAGAAGACAGTGGCTGATGTTGATGTCAGCCATAAGAGGGTTTTGATACGCGTCGATTTCAACGTTCCCCTTGATGAGGCGGGGCGCATTACCGATGATACACGGATAAGAGCCGCGCTCCCGACCATCAAGTATTTGCTTGAGCGTGGGGCGAAAGTTATCCTGATGTCCCATTTAGGCCGACCAAAGGGCAAAGTCGATGAGAAACTACGTCTTACGCCCATTGCGGCGCGCCTTTCGGAACTGCTGGGAAGGCCGGTCGAAACGGTCAGGGATTGTGTCGGAAAGGAGGTAGCCGATAAGGTCCGCCAGATGAAGCCTGGAGATGTCCTCCTTCTGGAGAACCTTCGTTTTCATCCGGAGGAGGAGAAGAACGACGAAGATTTTGCCCGTCAGTTGGCCAGTTTGGGAGACATTTTCGTCAACGATGCCTTTGGGACAGCTCATCGGGCTCACGCCTCTACGGTGGGCGTGACTAAGTTCCTGCCCGCTGTGGCTGGCTTTCTCCTAGAGAAAGAGATCAAGATAATGGGTGACGCTCTTGAGAATCCGCGACGGCCTTTCGTCGCTATCATTGGCGGAGCGAAGGTATCGACAAAGATCGCTGTCCTGGAGAATCTTTTAGGCAAGGTTGACCACCTGCTCATCGGTGGAGGAATGGCCTGTACTTTTCTTAAAGCGCAAGGGCGTGAGATTGGTAAATCCCTGGTAGAGGATGATAAGATTGAAGTGGCCAGGCAGCTCCTGGCGCACGGTGGGACGAAGATCATCCTCCCGGTTGATGTGGTGATAGCTGATAGTCTGAATGCGGAGGCCCAGACGAAGATCATCGCTGTGGATAACGTACCTTCAGATTGGTTGATCGTTGACATCGGTCCTCGGACGATCGATTGGTTCCAGAAGGAATTAACGGCGGCGAGCACGATTATCTGGAACGGGCCGATGGGTATCTTTGAGATAGAGAAGTTTGCGGCAGGCACGAAGGCTATCGCCGAGGTGCTGGCGGGTGCCCAGGCGACAACGATCATCGGTGGTGGCGATTCGGTGGCTGCTGTAGAGCAGATGGGCTACGCTGATCGTATGACGCACATCTCTACAGGTGGTGGGGCATCGTTGGAGTTCCTGGAGGGAAAGGTGCTGCCGGGTGTAGCTGCTCTCAACGATAAGTAGTTACGCCAGATTTGCTGAATCCAATGAGGAGGGATAGGTGCGCAGGCCGATTATCGCTGGAAACTGGAAGATGAATACCAATGTGGCTGAGGCCATCGCTCTGGTCAGGCTGATAAAGGACGATCTGGATAAAATGGACGGCATCGACAAGGTTCTCTGTCCCCCCTTCGTCTCCCTTGCGCCGCTGGCTGAGCTCCTTTGTGGAGCTTCGGTTGCCCTGGGGGCCCAGAATCTCTTCTTCGAGGAGAAAGGGGCCTACACCGGGGAAATTTCGGCCCCGATGCTGGCTCCTCTTTGTCGGTATGTGATCATTGGGCATTCGGAGCGTCGCCAGTATTTTGGGGAGACGGATGAGATGGTTAATAAGAAGGTGATCACTGCCCTCAGGCACGGGCTGATACCCATCCTCTGCGTCGGCGAAAATCTTGAGCAAAACGAACGAGGGGAAACAAGGGTAGTCGTGGAGAGGCAGGCCGAGCGCTGCTTGATGGGTGTAACTGACTCAGATTTGGAGGGGATGGTCATCGCTTACGAACCTATCTGGGCTATTGGCACCGGTAGGCCGGCGACAGGGGAGGGCGCCAATGAGGTTATAGGCTTCATTCGTGCCCTGCTAGCCAAACGGTATGGACGACAGGTGGCAGACAGAGTGCGCCTGCAATACGGGGGCAGCGTTACGGCCGCAAATATTGCGGAGTTCGTCTCGCAGGCGGAAATTGACGGCGCTTTAGTCGGAGGTGCAAGCCTGAAGGCTAGGGAGTTCGTCTCTATCGTGGATGTCACGGCCAAAATCAAAGGGAAACGAGACTGAAACGGATAGAACTCTGGGAAGTGGGGAGGATCCTTTTTAGGGCAGTATTGGGGATGTCTCCAAAGTGAGTTATAATTAAGGAGGGGTAGCCATATCCTGCTTTGGAGAGGACCTCGTTTGAACTAGGGGCTAGCGCGGGCTCGTTTGTGTAAGGCGAAGTATCATGGCTATTAACGTGAGGTGAATCTTGATTATGGAAAGCGTTGTCAATGCGGTGAGAGAGCTGTATCACCAACCCAATGTCTCCCATCCTAACGATTGGGAGCTGCGGCAGATAGCTGAAACGTATGGAACATTTACCAGGTTCGGGAATGTCGTCTTCCACACTACGGTTAAAAATAGGAGCGCCGGCCTGACCGTCTATGTTGGAGGACCTGAAGTACAGCAGGCGAAGCTGTCGGCGCGTCAGAGAGAGATCCTAAAAAAGGTGCCTGAAACACTCGAACAGGTGCACGCCTATATGAAGAAAGCACCATTCGTTTGCATAGAGAGGACGATGGGCGATAATACTGAATTCGCCCCACATTGTACCCTTTTTGTTTCCACGCAGAGGAAAGACTCTATACGCCTCGCTCATATGTGGGGGAGTACACTTTTCCCTCCGAAGGAGGCTGTTGGTCCAAACCTTTATCTTGTATATATACCAGAATGGCAAGAGAAGGATAGGCAGATACTGGTCTTTCCGGAAGAAGGTGTTACCTACGTCCTGGGTAGTGATTATTTTGGTGAGTCTAAGAAGGGTTTCTTGCGCATGGCAATGTGGAGGGCCAAACAAAGGGGGATGCTGGGTGTCCATGCTGGGGCCAAGATACTCCGAGCCAGGGATAGAACCGGAAGGATCAGAAGATACGGTATGCTCATCTTCGGGCTCACGGCAACAGGGAAAACGACCCATTCTTGTCATAACCACGGCTTGACTGGGGAAGGGGAAGGCGTGGAGATTGTGCAGGATGATATTGTCCTTATGAAGCCGGATGGTTCGGCCTTAGGTACCGAAAGGGGCTTCTACATCAAGACTGAGGGGGTGAATCCTGAGTCTCAACCCTTAATTTACAGCGCGGTGACCAAACGCGATGCCATTCTAGAGAATGTGATGGTTGACTATCTTGGCAATGTTGATTTTCAGGACGAGTTACTGACAGGCAATGGGAGGGGGATAATCCAGCGAGATGATTTGGGGATTTATAGAAGTGAGAGCATCAATCTTCCTCCCCTTGAGGAGATTGATAGACTTATCATCGCTTCCATCACACGCCGAAA
This genomic interval carries:
- a CDS encoding phosphoglycerate kinase — translated: MKKTVADVDVSHKRVLIRVDFNVPLDEAGRITDDTRIRAALPTIKYLLERGAKVILMSHLGRPKGKVDEKLRLTPIAARLSELLGRPVETVRDCVGKEVADKVRQMKPGDVLLLENLRFHPEEEKNDEDFARQLASLGDIFVNDAFGTAHRAHASTVGVTKFLPAVAGFLLEKEIKIMGDALENPRRPFVAIIGGAKVSTKIAVLENLLGKVDHLLIGGGMACTFLKAQGREIGKSLVEDDKIEVARQLLAHGGTKIILPVDVVIADSLNAEAQTKIIAVDNVPSDWLIVDIGPRTIDWFQKELTAASTIIWNGPMGIFEIEKFAAGTKAIAEVLAGAQATTIIGGGDSVAAVEQMGYADRMTHISTGGGASLEFLEGKVLPGVAALNDK
- the tpiA gene encoding triose-phosphate isomerase is translated as MRRPIIAGNWKMNTNVAEAIALVRLIKDDLDKMDGIDKVLCPPFVSLAPLAELLCGASVALGAQNLFFEEKGAYTGEISAPMLAPLCRYVIIGHSERRQYFGETDEMVNKKVITALRHGLIPILCVGENLEQNERGETRVVVERQAERCLMGVTDSDLEGMVIAYEPIWAIGTGRPATGEGANEVIGFIRALLAKRYGRQVADRVRLQYGGSVTAANIAEFVSQAEIDGALVGGASLKAREFVSIVDVTAKIKGKRD
- the gap gene encoding type I glyceraldehyde-3-phosphate dehydrogenase — encoded protein: MARIGINGFGRIGRQVLKAIGERHSNEIEVVAVNDLADTKTNAHLFKYDSNYGVFPGRVEATDDAIKIDDKVIRVLAEKDPGAINWRSLGVDIVVESTGVFTDATKAASHLKGGVKKVIITAPAKNEDLTIVMGVNEHKYDPRSHNIISNASCTTNCLAPVAKVIYDNFGIRRGLMTTVHSYTNDQRVLDVVHKDLRRARAAALNIIPTTTGAARAVALVIPELKGKFEGISLRVPTPTVSIVDFVAETEQSATVEQVNEALKKAAQGRLKGILDYCEEPLVSVDFKGNPASSIVDALSTMVLGGDMVKVLAWYDNEWGFSCRVADLIAYIVKKGL
- a CDS encoding phosphoenolpyruvate carboxykinase; this encodes MESVVNAVRELYHQPNVSHPNDWELRQIAETYGTFTRFGNVVFHTTVKNRSAGLTVYVGGPEVQQAKLSARQREILKKVPETLEQVHAYMKKAPFVCIERTMGDNTEFAPHCTLFVSTQRKDSIRLAHMWGSTLFPPKEAVGPNLYLVYIPEWQEKDRQILVFPEEGVTYVLGSDYFGESKKGFLRMAMWRAKQRGMLGVHAGAKILRARDRTGRIRRYGMLIFGLTATGKTTHSCHNHGLTGEGEGVEIVQDDIVLMKPDGSALGTERGFYIKTEGVNPESQPLIYSAVTKRDAILENVMVDYLGNVDFQDELLTGNGRGIIQRDDLGIYRSESINLPPLEEIDRLIIASITRRNTVVPIASKLSLEQGVAAFMLGESIESSGSDPRRAGESVREVGTNPFIIGNEAAEGNRFYEFINRHPEKVQCYLLNTGGVGEIMEEGEGGAKVIRRKVVRVEIPEMAAIIRGIARGDIEWVEEPHFGTLVPKKVEGVDMSRFDPPKFYSQEQIDAYVSKLRRERIEYLESFPSLDPAIVDAIRY